A genomic region of Verrucomicrobiia bacterium contains the following coding sequences:
- a CDS encoding transposase — protein sequence TEGLNSKIQSLKSAARGFRNFHNYRIRILFFCGKLNLYPL from the coding sequence ACCGAGGGGCTGAACTCGAAAATCCAGAGTCTCAAGTCCGCTGCCCGAGGCTTTCGCAACTTTCACAACTACCGGATTCGTATCCTGTTCTTCTGCGGAAAGCTCAATCTCTACCCACTATGA
- a CDS encoding HipA domain-containing protein has product MSTHYDPRRNHYKGKWWKPHATTPTTHLLKTQIGTLQNGIDLSNSVENEYYCLKLMAAFGLPTAKAKMNVFGKTVALVIERFDRRWTDDGRLLRLPQEDFCQALSCPPGLKYQNHGGPGIVEGLNLLGSDTPAEDQKAFLKAQVLFWLIGATDGHAKNFSIFLGRGGRLMLTPVYDVLTAQPSLVTRQIERKQMKLAMFAGDSRHYRLDEIKGRHFIQTTERAGLPASLAKEVLAEVAQATDAAITTLEKQLPRGFPEYIHEAVKAGLTKRLKRL; this is encoded by the coding sequence ATCTCTACCCACTATGATCCCCGTAGAAACCATTATAAAGGAAAGTGGTGGAAACCCCACGCGACAACGCCTACAACGCATCTTCTTAAAACGCAGATTGGAACGCTGCAGAACGGCATCGACCTCTCAAACAGCGTTGAGAACGAATATTACTGCCTGAAACTCATGGCCGCTTTCGGGCTTCCCACGGCAAAGGCGAAAATGAACGTGTTCGGAAAGACCGTGGCGCTGGTCATCGAACGGTTTGACCGGAGGTGGACGGATGACGGTCGGCTGTTACGTCTTCCACAGGAAGACTTTTGCCAGGCGCTTTCCTGCCCACCGGGCCTGAAATATCAGAATCACGGGGGCCCGGGCATAGTCGAGGGGCTTAACCTGCTGGGAAGCGATACGCCGGCTGAAGATCAGAAGGCGTTTTTGAAGGCGCAGGTGCTGTTTTGGCTGATTGGGGCTACGGATGGCCATGCCAAGAATTTCAGCATCTTCTTGGGCCGAGGCGGCCGACTTATGCTCACGCCGGTGTACGATGTGTTAACCGCGCAGCCGAGCCTCGTCACCCGGCAAATCGAGCGCAAGCAGATGAAACTGGCAATGTTCGCGGGCGATAGCCGACATTATCGTCTAGATGAGATCAAGGGGCGGCATTTCATCCAAACCACTGAACGAGCGGGTTTGCCTGCGTCGCTTGCAAAAGAAGTGTTGGCGGAGGTCGCCCAGGCCACTGATGCGGCGATTACGACCCTAGAAAAGCAGCTTCCACGTGGGTTTCCCGAGTACATCCACGAGGCAGTGAAAGCTGGTTTGACAAAGCGACTGAAGCGCCTCTGA